From one Synechocystis sp. PCC 6803 substr. PCC-P genomic stretch:
- a CDS encoding IS630 family transposase: MKENENKQKKKELRYRERNREERVKYYRMLRELIKLYGSQAIVYIDESGFEAIQACIYAWSKKGKKVYGDRQGKRGVRENLVAGRRKGKKDLIAPMVFTGSLNAEGFEGWLKLYLLPSLDIPSILIMDNAPIHRKTAIKELAKEAGHEVLFLPKYSPDLNDIEHDFSALKRARMYAPIDTSLDEIIRSYCGV; this comes from the coding sequence ATTAAAGAAAATGAAAATAAACAGAAAAAAAAAGAACTACGTTATCGAGAAAGAAACCGGGAGGAACGAGTTAAGTACTATAGAATGTTAAGAGAACTAATTAAGCTCTATGGTAGTCAAGCTATAGTTTACATAGATGAATCTGGATTCGAAGCAATCCAGGCTTGTATTTATGCCTGGTCAAAAAAAGGAAAAAAAGTTTATGGAGATAGACAAGGAAAAAGGGGAGTCAGAGAAAATCTAGTAGCAGGGAGAAGAAAAGGAAAAAAAGATTTGATTGCGCCGATGGTTTTTACCGGGAGTTTGAATGCAGAAGGCTTTGAAGGATGGTTAAAATTATATTTGCTACCCTCCCTCGACATTCCATCAATATTAATAATGGATAATGCTCCTATTCATCGTAAAACTGCCATTAAAGAATTGGCTAAAGAAGCAGGTCATGAAGTTCTTTTTTTGCCGAAATATTCTCCTGATTTAAATGATATTGAGCATGACTTTAGTGCCTTGAAACGAGCTAGAATGTACGCTCCTATTGACACGTCTCTTGATGAAATTATCCGTTCTTACTGTGGCGTTTAG
- a CDS encoding DUF3488 and DUF4129 domain-containing transglutaminase family protein: MTFSFPMARWLEQWQARLQNLPESKTEESIVFRILVQLMVIVGIVATDVAAQTTWSLWAIPLSVIGSWWSWRQRKKKNIALKFLLAIAMVAMLFVFLGNLVENLNASQVALAGLLVQLQVLHSFDLPQRKDLGYSMVIGLILLGVAGTLSQTLAFAPWLLLFLAVAIPTLVLDYRSRLGLEEIPFSLPFWKSAEKARRSERTEYSPLVPKKLFALLAVTLAFGLLLFALMPRFPGYRLQSFPVSSPGEMQQQTFEGQNQDINNPGYRRGNGTGTGGEGDGSEPGQVDDTFYYGFNSRMNQNLRGEMTKQLVLRVRSQAPGFWKALSFDRYTGQGWEISDNEKITTVERSPWSYRFVLDNIDSFLETENVVQTYTAVEDLPNVIPSLYHPRFLYFPTREVGIDSNGSLRSPVGLLKDITYTVISEVPVRDRTRLQEYRIPPEVKIDPQLLQVPPDIKSAVRVKAQELLAKSERPLETPYEISLYLTQALKQNYRIRTDLPFFEDDEDLVSAFLFEYEGGLPDHFATVLTIMLRSLDIPARLTVGFAPGQFNPFTGYYLVHNTDAYALTEVLFPRLGWFMFDPIPGHELYPPSIEDNETFSVLQQIWRWVAGWLPSPVSGFLANVWAAVTGFLVTVLRWFWNLISTSLGGALLGLILAIAAGFLGWLGWTQAKRWLQYRRLAQLHPMARLYQTLLYDLEQRGFRKSRAQTPGEFAQSLREHLTPEQVEIIVEISTAYVAWRYGEQQPHLDYLGQQFKLLEHSWRSKAKTKLP, translated from the coding sequence ATGACTTTCTCCTTCCCCATGGCCCGTTGGCTAGAGCAATGGCAAGCCCGTCTGCAAAACTTGCCCGAGTCTAAAACGGAGGAATCGATTGTTTTCCGCATTTTGGTGCAGTTAATGGTGATTGTGGGCATTGTGGCCACAGACGTAGCGGCCCAAACCACCTGGAGTTTATGGGCCATTCCCCTCAGTGTCATTGGCTCTTGGTGGAGTTGGCGTCAAAGAAAAAAGAAGAATATTGCCCTCAAATTTCTGCTGGCGATCGCCATGGTGGCCATGTTGTTTGTCTTTTTGGGCAACTTGGTGGAAAATCTCAATGCTAGCCAGGTGGCCCTAGCGGGATTATTGGTGCAACTACAGGTATTGCACAGTTTTGATTTGCCTCAGCGGAAAGATTTAGGCTATTCCATGGTGATTGGGCTCATCCTTTTAGGAGTGGCGGGGACTTTATCCCAAACTCTCGCTTTTGCCCCCTGGTTATTGCTTTTTCTCGCCGTAGCTATTCCCACTTTGGTGTTGGATTACCGTTCTCGTTTGGGGCTAGAAGAAATTCCATTTTCCCTACCGTTCTGGAAAAGTGCAGAGAAAGCTAGGCGATCGGAGCGGACGGAATATTCCCCCTTAGTACCGAAAAAGTTATTCGCTCTGTTAGCGGTCACCCTGGCCTTCGGTTTGTTACTCTTTGCTCTGATGCCTCGCTTTCCCGGTTATAGACTGCAAAGTTTTCCCGTCTCTAGTCCTGGGGAAATGCAACAACAAACTTTTGAGGGGCAAAACCAAGATATCAACAACCCTGGTTACCGTCGAGGAAATGGCACTGGTACCGGCGGAGAGGGAGATGGTTCAGAACCCGGCCAGGTGGACGACACCTTCTACTACGGTTTCAACAGCCGTATGAATCAAAATTTACGGGGGGAAATGACCAAACAGTTAGTTCTGCGGGTACGTTCCCAAGCGCCAGGTTTTTGGAAAGCGTTATCTTTTGACCGCTATACGGGCCAGGGTTGGGAAATTAGTGATAACGAGAAGATCACCACAGTGGAACGATCGCCGTGGTCCTATCGTTTTGTGCTGGATAACATTGACTCCTTCCTGGAAACGGAAAATGTGGTGCAAACCTATACCGCTGTGGAGGATTTACCCAACGTAATTCCCAGTCTTTACCATCCCCGGTTTTTATACTTTCCCACCAGGGAAGTTGGCATAGACAGCAATGGCAGTTTACGATCGCCGGTGGGTTTGCTAAAAGACATTACCTACACAGTGATTTCAGAAGTGCCGGTGCGAGATCGCACTAGGTTGCAGGAGTACCGCATTCCCCCGGAAGTGAAAATTGACCCCCAATTGCTCCAAGTTCCCCCCGATATCAAATCGGCGGTGCGGGTTAAAGCGCAAGAACTGTTAGCTAAATCAGAACGGCCCCTAGAAACCCCCTATGAAATTTCCCTCTACCTAACCCAAGCTCTCAAGCAAAATTACCGCATTCGCACTGATTTACCATTTTTTGAAGACGATGAAGATTTGGTCAGCGCCTTTTTGTTTGAATACGAAGGGGGGTTGCCGGACCACTTTGCTACAGTGTTGACCATTATGTTGCGGAGTTTAGACATTCCCGCTCGATTAACCGTGGGCTTTGCTCCCGGACAGTTTAACCCTTTCACTGGTTATTATTTGGTCCATAATACCGATGCCTACGCCTTGACGGAGGTACTTTTCCCCCGGCTGGGTTGGTTTATGTTCGACCCCATTCCTGGCCACGAACTCTATCCTCCCTCCATCGAAGATAACGAAACCTTTAGCGTGCTTCAGCAAATCTGGCGTTGGGTGGCCGGTTGGTTGCCTTCTCCGGTGAGCGGCTTTCTGGCTAATGTCTGGGCTGCTGTTACCGGATTCCTGGTCACTGTTTTACGGTGGTTCTGGAATTTAATTTCCACTAGTTTGGGCGGCGCTTTACTCGGACTCATTTTGGCGATCGCCGCTGGTTTTCTGGGTTGGCTTGGTTGGACCCAGGCTAAACGTTGGTTACAATATCGTCGCTTAGCCCAACTCCATCCTATGGCTAGGCTTTATCAAACTTTGCTGTATGACTTGGAGCAAAGGGGTTTTCGCAAAAGTCGAGCCCAAACCCCAGGGGAATTTGCCCAATCCCTGCGGGAACATCTAACTCCAGAGCAGGTAGAAATAATTGTGGAAATTTCCACAGCCTATGTGGCTTGGCGTTATGGAGAGCAACAACCCCACCTAGATTATCTGGGTCAGCAGTTTAAACTTCTAGAACACAGTTGGCGGAGCAAGGCAAAAACGAAGTTACCCTAA
- a CDS encoding Uma2 family endonuclease — protein sequence MMVVATTKILTAAEYLQREEQATEKSEFIQGEIIPIAGASANHNRLTFNLSRLLPLEIGDRQYEIFVSDMRLWIAESESYFYPDVMVIAEEPKFTDNSQMAVTNPSLIAEVLSTSAAGFDKNQKFGFYRTIPKLQEYLLIDQFCYRVEHYQKVGDRQWLLTELMGENAEIEFSFMKI from the coding sequence ATGATGGTCGTTGCTACAACTAAAATCCTAACAGCGGCTGAGTATCTGCAACGGGAAGAACAGGCCACTGAAAAAAGTGAGTTTATCCAAGGAGAAATTATTCCCATTGCCGGAGCCTCCGCCAACCATAATCGCTTAACCTTTAATTTAAGCCGCTTATTACCTCTAGAAATTGGCGATCGCCAATATGAAATTTTTGTCAGCGATATGAGGTTATGGATTGCTGAGTCTGAAAGTTATTTTTACCCCGATGTGATGGTAATTGCGGAAGAGCCAAAGTTTACTGATAATAGTCAGATGGCGGTGACCAATCCCTCTTTGATTGCCGAAGTCCTCTCCACTTCAGCAGCGGGCTTTGATAAAAATCAGAAATTTGGCTTTTACCGGACTATCCCTAAATTACAAGAATACTTATTAATTGATCAATTCTGTTATCGTGTAGAACATTACCAAAAAGTTGGTGATCGCCAATGGTTATTAACGGAACTGATGGGAGAAAATGCCGAAATTGAATTTAGTTTTATGAAAATATAG
- a CDS encoding IS630 transposase-related protein encodes MAYSLDLRQRVVAYIEAGGKITEASKIYKIGKASIYRWLNRVDLSPTKVERRHRKLDWEALKKDVEENPDARLIDRAKKFGVRPSAVYYALKKMKINRKKKNYVIEKETGRNELSTIEC; translated from the coding sequence ATGGCTTACAGTTTAGATTTAAGGCAAAGGGTAGTAGCTTATATAGAAGCTGGAGGAAAAATAACTGAGGCTTCCAAGATATATAAAATAGGAAAAGCCTCGATATACAGATGGTTAAATAGAGTAGATTTAAGCCCAACAAAAGTAGAGCGTCGCCATAGGAAATTAGACTGGGAAGCTCTAAAAAAAGACGTAGAAGAAAATCCCGATGCAAGATTGATAGACAGAGCCAAGAAATTTGGAGTGAGGCCGAGTGCCGTATATTACGCATTAAAGAAAATGAAAATAAACAGAAAAAAAAAGAACTACGTTATCGAGAAAGAAACCGGGAGGAACGAGTTAAGTACTATAGAATGTTAA
- the larE gene encoding ATP-dependent sacrificial sulfur transferase LarE, protein MLESKLENLRQFFGELDRALIAYSGGVDSTLVAKVAYDVLGQNAVAITAVSPSLLPEELEDAQAQAQWIGIAHELVQTNEMANPNYTANPENRCYFCKSELHDTLQPLALALGYNYVIDGVNGDDLRDYRPGIQAAKERGGRSPLAELQISKLEVRQISQLLGLPWWDKPAQPCLSSRFPYGEEITVEKLQRVGRAEIYLRRLGYNQVRVRSEQNLARIELPPEQIQQFVQDVSLGELVQTFQNFGFLYVTLDLEGYQSGKLNRVLTK, encoded by the coding sequence ATGTTAGAAAGCAAACTTGAAAATCTGCGGCAATTCTTTGGGGAACTAGACCGGGCTTTAATTGCCTATTCCGGTGGAGTGGATAGTACCCTAGTGGCCAAGGTAGCCTACGACGTGTTGGGGCAAAATGCCGTGGCTATCACCGCCGTTTCACCCTCCCTGTTACCGGAAGAATTGGAAGATGCCCAGGCCCAAGCTCAATGGATTGGCATTGCCCATGAACTGGTGCAAACCAACGAAATGGCTAACCCTAATTACACTGCCAACCCGGAAAATCGTTGTTATTTTTGCAAAAGTGAACTCCACGACACCCTTCAGCCCTTAGCTTTGGCCCTGGGTTACAACTACGTTATCGATGGAGTCAATGGAGATGATCTACGGGATTATCGCCCCGGTATCCAAGCAGCTAAGGAACGGGGTGGGCGATCGCCATTGGCCGAATTGCAAATTAGCAAGTTGGAAGTGCGGCAAATTTCCCAGTTATTGGGGTTGCCCTGGTGGGATAAACCAGCCCAACCTTGTTTAAGCTCCCGCTTTCCCTACGGCGAAGAAATCACAGTGGAGAAATTACAGCGGGTCGGCCGGGCAGAAATTTATCTGCGTCGTCTCGGCTATAACCAAGTCCGGGTGCGATCGGAACAAAATTTGGCCCGCATTGAATTGCCCCCGGAACAGATCCAACAGTTTGTACAGGATGTGTCCCTGGGGGAATTAGTGCAAACTTTTCAAAACTTTGGTTTCCTTTACGTCACCCTAGACCTAGAAGGTTACCAAAGCGGCAAGCTAAATCGGGTTTTGACCAAATAA